A region from the Chrysoperla carnea chromosome 4, inChrCarn1.1, whole genome shotgun sequence genome encodes:
- the LOC123298162 gene encoding bombyxin A-1 homolog, giving the protein MNTTSSNCYWLIFVFLFNIILNVNSYATYNNGRYTVNYSSGSDSPRKLCGAALTNALMAVCQGFTNGRDKKFDSLLEHIMEYDNQEEDYNAIISPNQEQQQQHLYMPNLLNSLMDNGRPKRQGIVEECCHNPCSKRHLRAYCL; this is encoded by the coding sequence atGAACACAACGTCGTCTAATTGTTATTGGTTAAtattcgtatttttatttaatattattctaaatGTTAATTCATACGCAACTTATAATAACGGTCGTTATACCGTTAATTATTCATCTGGCTCAGATTCACCACGGAAGTTATGTGGAGCCGCATTAACTAACGCTTTAATGGCTGTATGTCAAGGATTTACAAATGGACGTGATAAGAAATTTGATTCATTATTAGAACATATTATGGAATATGATAATCAGGAAGAGGATTATAATGCAATTATTTCACCAAATCaggaacaacaacaacagcactTATATATGCCGAATCTATTAAATTCGTTAATGGATAATGGAAGGCCTAAACGACAAGGTATCGTTGAAGAATGTTGTCATAATCCATGTTCTAAGAGACATTTACGTGCTTATTGTTTGTAA